A section of the Crassostrea angulata isolate pt1a10 unplaced genomic scaffold, ASM2561291v2 HiC_scaffold_90, whole genome shotgun sequence genome encodes:
- the LOC128169040 gene encoding uncharacterized protein LOC128169040, which produces MVNLAMDCELDQTVLLSCLTLDLYLNRASLNSNPSTTLEVLNEEEHVNGIIEAACFDEDELSILVKDHLWKMEGHLMQTIFPLGEFSPNMMLKAITRGRNIVEISSIELAEEE; this is translated from the exons ATGGTCAACCTGGCCATGGATTGTGAACTTGACCAAACAGTTCTTCTTTCCTGTCTAACACTAGACCTTTACTTAAACCGTGCAAGTTTGAACTCGAACCCCTCAACAACTCTAGAG GTCTTGAATGAAGAAGAACATGTTAATGGCATAATTGAAGCTGCTTGCTTTGATGA aGATGAGCTATCCATCCTAGTGAAGGATCATTTATGGAAGATGGAGGGACACCTCATGCAAACAATATTCCCATTGGGTGAATTTTCTCCCAACATGATGCTGAAAGCTATCACCAGAGGAAGGAATATTGTGGAGAT ATCATCAATTGAACTTGCTGAAGAGGAATAA